The sequence gacggtctgttatatgtagcaacggtctgttatacatagcaacggtccgttatacgtagcaacggtccgttatacgtagaaatggtccgttatacgtagcaacggtctgttatacgtagtaacggtttgctatacgtagcaacggtctgttatacgtagcgacggtctgttatacatagcaacggtctgttatacgtagcaatggtccgttatacgtagcaacggtttgttatacatagcaacggtctgttatacgtaggaatggtctgttatacgtaggaatggtccgttatacgtagcaatggtctgttatacgtagcaacggtttgctatacgtagcaacggtctgttatacgtaggaatggtctgttatacgtaggaatagtccgttatacgtagcaacggtctgttatacgtagcaacggtctgttatacgtagcagcggtctgctatacgtagcaatggtccgttatacgtagcaacggtttgttatacatagcaatggtctgttatacatagcaacagtctgttatacgtaggaatggtccgttatacgtagcaacggtctgttatacgtagcaacggtttgctatacgaagcaacggtctgttatacgtaggaataatctgttatacgtaggaacggtccgttatacgtagcaacggtctgttatacgtagcaacggtctgatatacgtagcaacggtctgttatacgtagcagcggtctgttatacgtagcaacggtctgatatacgtagcaacggtctgttatacgtagcaacggtttgttatacatagcaacggtctgttgtacgtagcaatggtccgttatacgtagcaatggtccgttatacgtagcaatggtccgttatacgtagcaacggtttgttatacatagcaacggtctgtcatacatagcaacggtttgttatacatagcaacggtctgttatacgtaggaatggtctgttatacgtagcaatggtttgctatacgtagcaacggtctgttatacgtaggaatggtctgttatacgtaggaatggtccgttatacgtagcaacggtctgttatacgtagcaacggtctgttatacatagcagcggtctgctatacgtagcaatggtccgttatacgtagcaacggtttgttatacatagcaacggtctgttatacgtaggaatggtctgttatacgtaggaatggtccgttatacgtaacaacggtccgttatacgcaGCAATGGtccgctatacgtagcaacggtctgctatacgtagcaacggtctgttatacatagcaacggtccgttatacgtaggaatggtctgttatacgtaggaatggtctgttatacgtagcaacggtctgttatacgtagcaacggtctgttatacgtagcaacggtccgttatacgtagcaacggtccgttatacgtagaaatggtccgttatacgtagcaacggtctgttatacgtagtaacggtccgttatacgtagaaatggtccgttatacgtagcaacggtctgttatacttagcaacggtttgttatacatagcaacggtctgttatacattgcaacggtctgttatacgtaggaatggtctgttatacgtaggaatggtccgttatacgtagcaatggtctgttatacgtagcaacggtttgctatacgtagcaacggtctgttatacgtagcaacggtttgctatacgtagcaacggtctgttatacgtaggaatggtctgttatacataggaatggtccgttatacgtagcaacggtctgttatacgtagcaacggtctgttatacgtagcagcggtctgttatacgtagcaacggtctgttatacgtagcagcggtctgttatacgtagcacaTAATTAAGCATAttaattgaaatatttcaatcTTAATGAAATCAAACAGACTTCTGTTGAGTTTTAAACTAAACTTTATTGTTCAGTCGCTTCACGTCGCTGTCATCATGCAGctgctgtgatgtcacagtgtcatCATGCAgctgctgtgatgtcactgtcATCATGCAGCTGCTGTGATGTCACGTTGACCCTGTGACCTCAGACAGCGTCTCCAGCAGCTGGAAGTAGTTGTACTTGATGTCGTACTCCATGTCGTACCAGAAGTTCACTGCagcagagaaaaaacacaaggtGTCAACACCTGAACAACAGACACCAAACCCATGTCAATGAGTCGTAGTTCCCACAAAAACTGGAGTTTATAAAGAAGAACACCAAATCAGCGTTCACTCCGGTTCAGTCGTGAGTCAACGACTTTTATGTATCTGACCCCGTAGTGCGTCAGTGTTTGTACCTGCGATGCAGCCgtgtggtgtgttcaggtgcGTCAGTGTTTGTACCTGCGATGCAGCCgtgtggtgtgttcaggtgcGTCAGCGTTTGTACCTGCGATGCAGCCGTGTGGTGCGTTCAGGTGCGTCAGCGTTTGTACCTGCGATGCAGCCCTGTGGTGCGTTCAGGTGCGTCAGCGTTTGTACCTGCGATGCAGCCCTGTGGTGCGTTCAGGTGCGTCAGCGTTTGTACCTGCGATGCAGCCctgtggtgtgttcaggtgcGTCAGTGTTTGTACCTGCGATGCAGCCGTGTGGTGCGTTCAGGTGCGTCAGTGTTTGTACCTGCGATGCAGCCGTGTGGTGCGTTCAGGTGCGTCAGTGTTTGTACCTGCGATGCAGCCCTGTGGTGCGTTCAGGTGCGTCAGCGTTTGTACCTGCGATGCAGCCGTGTGGTGCGTTCAGGTGCGTCAGTGTTTGTACCTGCGATGCAGCCCTGTGGTGCGTTCAGGTGCGTCAGTGTTTGTACCTGCGATGCAGCCGTGTGGTGCGTTCAGGTGCGTCAGTGTTTGTACCTGCGATGCAGCCCTGTGGTGCGTTCAGGTGCGTCAGTGTTTGTACCTGCGATGCAGCCGTGTGGTGCGTTCAGGTGCGTCAGTGTTTGTACCTGCGATGCAACCGTGTGACTGCTGGACGTGGTGGAACCACAGGGACGGCAGGTACAGCATCTCTCCGGCCTTCACGCTGCAGCGGAGCGGCCGGGCTCTCCGGTACTGCGGGTACCGGTCCAGGTCCGGGTCCAGAGGGTCCAGAGGGATCCACGGGAcctgaggggggaggaggggggggatggGGAGAGTCAGTGTTTCAAATAGAGCAGAGAGCACTGAGATTAACAGACAGACACCTGAACGCACCTTGTCAGAGTCGCTCTGATCGACGACCTCAAACTCACCGTCGTCCTGCTGACGGTAAACAGCCGGCTGATACACACCTGATGGAGACGGGTTACTATGGTTACTGTAGGATATGCAGGGAGGTAACTATGGTTACTGTAGATGGTTACTGAACAGGATATGCAGGGAGGTTGCTATGGTTACTGTAGGATTAGACATggtggttgctatggttaccgTAGGGGATGAAGGGTCGGTCTGTGGGCGGCAGCAGGATGAAGTTTTTCTCTCCAGAAATCACACAGTACAGATTCTCATAGTGATCTTTGTGcactgaaatacacacacacgcacactttatatacacacacgtgctcaacacacactgtctgatgtgtgttgtgttcaggtcttaCTGGACGTGACGGCGCTCGCCTCTCCGAGCCAAAAATTCACAGCATCTGGTAACTTTcctaaaagcagaaaaaaagagtgaaattATGTGAAAGGTCCTGAAGAGAAAACTCAGGAAGCACTTCATCACATGTTCATACAGAAATCATGAATTAGAGAAAACTCAGGAAGCACTTCATCACATGTTCATACAGAAATCATGAATTAGAGAAAACTCAGGAAGCACTTCATCACATGTTCATACAGAAATCATGAAttagagaaaatgaaaatgatgatgatgcacaAAAATCCAACTGTTTGAGACGTCACCATCTGGATAAAACTACAACTCGTCTGTAGCCTGTTTAACTACACGAGGGCGCTGGTGTGGGAGGGGCTGTACCACATGGCCAGTCGAGGTGCATGAGCGCGCTCAGTAGCGTGAACTCACCGAGGGCGGCGCTCATCCAGGAGACGTGAGGCTCCAGGTCATCTGTGAGCTCCGGCAGCTCCTCCAGCAGGTTAGAACACTGCTTCTGGACGTAGAGCACGCCGCGCTGAtgcacctgacacacacacacacacattactactactacatgtGTACAATACTACTCAGTACTACTGAGTACTACTCAGTACTACTCAGTACTACTCTCACCTTCCCCTCGATGACGTCCAGCACAGAAGAAAAGCTCATG is a genomic window of Sebastes umbrosus isolate fSebUmb1 unplaced genomic scaffold, fSebUmb1.pri scaffold_141_arrow_ctg1, whole genome shotgun sequence containing:
- the jmjd7 gene encoding bifunctional peptidase and (3S)-lysyl hydroxylase JMJD7 isoform X2, which gives rise to MPEERRMSFSSVLDVIEGKVHQRGVLYVQKQCSNLLEELPELTDDLEPHVSWMSAALGKLPDAVNFWLGEASAVTSMHKDHYENLYCVISGEKNFILLPPTDRPFIPYGVYQPAVYRQQDDGEFEVVDQSDSDKVPWIPLDPLDPDLDRYPQYRRARPLRCSVKAGEMLYLPSLWFHHVQQSHGCIAVNFWYDMEYDIKYNYFQLLETLSEVTGST
- the jmjd7 gene encoding bifunctional peptidase and (3S)-lysyl hydroxylase JMJD7 isoform X1 — encoded protein: MPEERRMSFSSVLDVIEGKVHQRGVLYVQKQCSNLLEELPELTDDLEPHVSWMSAALGKLPDAVNFWLGEASAVTSMHKDHYENLYCVISGEKNFILLPPTDRPFIPYGVYQPAVYRQQDDGEFEVVDQSDSDKVPWIPLDPLDPDLDRYPQYRRARPLRCSVKAGEMLYLPSLWFHHVQQSHGCIAGTNTDAPERTTRLHRSELLVRHGVRHQVQLLPAAGDAV
- the jmjd7 gene encoding bifunctional peptidase and (3S)-lysyl hydroxylase JMJD7 isoform X3, with product MCVCVCQVHQRGVLYVQKQCSNLLEELPELTDDLEPHVSWMSAALGKLPDAVNFWLGEASAVTSMHKDHYENLYCVISGEKNFILLPPTDRPFIPYGVYQPAVYRQQDDGEFEVVDQSDSDKVPWIPLDPLDPDLDRYPQYRRARPLRCSVKAGEMLYLPSLWFHHVQQSHGCIAGTNTDAPERTTRLHRSELLVRHGVRHQVQLLPAAGDAV